The Euphorbia lathyris chromosome 2, ddEupLath1.1, whole genome shotgun sequence genome includes a window with the following:
- the LOC136219548 gene encoding protein TWIN LOV 1 isoform X1 translates to MESQLALIHQSLNIRYSPWAREALDGLPDCFTITDPYISGNPIVFASTGFLKMSGYSKDEVIGRNGRIFQGPLTDRKSVMEIGDAIREERALQINLLNYRKDGTPFWMLFHMSPVFGKEDGRVIHFVAVQVPIMGTPRNSRVSFSKEEGSGFREIMFGSCRREVCSDSLVDLGRVLALDSNIGGVNIEEPCEASEADKRRASTAINNILSVLIHYSESTGKLVCGKRCSLPGAGLISLSLNISLGRIKQSFVLTDPHLPDLPIVYASDAFLKLTGYARHEVLGRNCRFLSGADTDSAVLEQIRKSIQAEQACTVHILNYRKNKTTFWNFLHITPVRNATGKIAYIVGVQIEEGCKGEDSRHGLSPEMRQRSCVGAVRVAVRSSSIGAGCSKS, encoded by the exons ATGGAATCACAGTTGGCTCTAATTCACCAATCGTTAAATATCCGTTACTCTCCTTGGGCCCGAGAAGCTCTCGATGGATTGCCCGATTGTTTTACTATCACTGATCCTTACATTTCCGGCAACCCGATTGTGTTTGCCAGCACCGGATTTTTGAAGATGTCTGGGTACTCCAAGGATGAGGTTATCGGTAGGAATGGAAGGATATTTCAGGGGCCGCTCACCGATAGGAAGTCTGTGATGGAAATCGGTGACGCCATACGGGAAGAGAGAGCGTTGCAGATCAATTTATTGAATTATCGGAAAGACGGAACGCCTTTCTGGATGCTGTTTCATATGAGCCCTGTTTTTGGAAAGGAGGACGGTAGGGTTATTCACTTTGTTGCTGTTCAGGTGCCGATTATGGGGACACCCAGAAATAGCAGAGTGAGTTTTAGTAAAGAAGAAGGGTCCGGATTTAGAGAAATTATGTTTGGTTCGTGTAGGAGAGAGGTTTGCTCGGATTCTTTGGTGGACCTGGGTCGGGTTTTAGCTTTGGATTCCAATATTGGAG GAGTGAACATTGAAGAGCCATGTGAGGCAAGTGAGGCAGATAAGCGAAGAGCATCAACTGCCATTAACAATATCTTGTCTGTGCTAATTCATTATAGTGAATCGACTGGCAAATTGGTGTGTGGAAAAAGATGCAGCTTACCTGGAGCAGGCCTTATCAGCTTATCTTTAAATATATCACTTGGTAGAATCAAACAAAGCTTTGTATT GACGGATCCACACTTGCCAGATTTACCTATAGTTTATGCTAGTGATGCATTCTTAAAACTGACAG GTTATGCTAGGCACGAAGTCTTGGGACGCAATTGCAGATTTTTAAGTGGAGCAGATACAGATAGTGCCGTTCTTGAGCAG ATAAGAAAAAGCATTCAAGCCGAACAAGCATGTACAGTACATATCTTAAATTACAG GAAGAATAAAACTACATTCTGGAATTTTCTGCACATAACACCTGTTCGTAATGCTACTGGCAAG ATAGCATACATTGTGGGCGTTCAGATTGAAGAAGGGTGTAAGGGAGAGGACAGTAGGCATGGATTGAGTCCTGAGATGAGACAGCGTAGTTGCGTAGGTGCAGTAAGGGTAGCTGTTAGGAGTTCATCAATCGGTGCCGGATGTTCTAAGTCATAG
- the LOC136219548 gene encoding protein TWIN LOV 1 isoform X2 gives MESQLALIHQSLNIRYSPWAREALDGLPDCFTITDPYISGNPIVFASTGFLKMSGYSKDEVIGRNGRIFQGPLTDRKSVMEIGDAIREERALQINLLNYRKDGTPFWMLFHMSPVFGKEDGRVIHFVAVQVPIMGTPRNSRVSFSKEEGSGFREIMFGSCRREVCSDSLVDLGRVLALDSNIGGVNIEEPCEASEADKRRASTAINNILSVLIHYSESTGKLVCGKRCSLPGAGLISLSLNISLGRIKQSFVLTDPHLPDLPIVYASDAFLKLTGYARHEVLGRNCRFLSGADTDSAVLEQIRKSIQAEQACTVHILNYRKNKTTFWNFLHITPVRNATGKFALAFKRDDHFRLLVAYDG, from the exons ATGGAATCACAGTTGGCTCTAATTCACCAATCGTTAAATATCCGTTACTCTCCTTGGGCCCGAGAAGCTCTCGATGGATTGCCCGATTGTTTTACTATCACTGATCCTTACATTTCCGGCAACCCGATTGTGTTTGCCAGCACCGGATTTTTGAAGATGTCTGGGTACTCCAAGGATGAGGTTATCGGTAGGAATGGAAGGATATTTCAGGGGCCGCTCACCGATAGGAAGTCTGTGATGGAAATCGGTGACGCCATACGGGAAGAGAGAGCGTTGCAGATCAATTTATTGAATTATCGGAAAGACGGAACGCCTTTCTGGATGCTGTTTCATATGAGCCCTGTTTTTGGAAAGGAGGACGGTAGGGTTATTCACTTTGTTGCTGTTCAGGTGCCGATTATGGGGACACCCAGAAATAGCAGAGTGAGTTTTAGTAAAGAAGAAGGGTCCGGATTTAGAGAAATTATGTTTGGTTCGTGTAGGAGAGAGGTTTGCTCGGATTCTTTGGTGGACCTGGGTCGGGTTTTAGCTTTGGATTCCAATATTGGAG GAGTGAACATTGAAGAGCCATGTGAGGCAAGTGAGGCAGATAAGCGAAGAGCATCAACTGCCATTAACAATATCTTGTCTGTGCTAATTCATTATAGTGAATCGACTGGCAAATTGGTGTGTGGAAAAAGATGCAGCTTACCTGGAGCAGGCCTTATCAGCTTATCTTTAAATATATCACTTGGTAGAATCAAACAAAGCTTTGTATT GACGGATCCACACTTGCCAGATTTACCTATAGTTTATGCTAGTGATGCATTCTTAAAACTGACAG GTTATGCTAGGCACGAAGTCTTGGGACGCAATTGCAGATTTTTAAGTGGAGCAGATACAGATAGTGCCGTTCTTGAGCAG ATAAGAAAAAGCATTCAAGCCGAACAAGCATGTACAGTACATATCTTAAATTACAG GAAGAATAAAACTACATTCTGGAATTTTCTGCACATAACACCTGTTCGTAATGCTACTGGCAAG tttGCTTTAGCCTTTAAGCGTGATGACCACTTCCGATTGTTGGTTGCATATGATGGatag